The DNA region TACTGTAGGCAACAATATGCTCGTAGGTCAGACAGAAGATGGTAGAATTGTATATGACCATGAGCTCAACCCTCTGTTCAGTACAAAGTATACGATCTCCGAAATGTCTTCCACTGAGGATTTCTTCATGCTGTACGATGGTGAAACCAAAAAGGCTGGTATCATGTACAAGAACGGTGCCATAGTCCTCGAACCTAAATATGGCAATATTACATATGCAGGCAACGGTTTCTTCACTTATACAAACGGTGAATACGGAGACAAAGTAGGTCTGCTTGCTCTCGACGGCACAGAGATAACCAAGGAAGACTATAAGTCCATCAGAGACTTTGATATACCCGGTTACTTCAATGCTGAAAAAGAAGACGGCAAGACCGACATCATCGATGAGACAGGCAAGGTTATCGTAGCTGATCAGGACTATGGTTTCTCAGAAACAGCAAGCTATGTCAAGGAAAGCGATACTTACGATTTCATGGTATGGGAAAAGAATGAACCCGCACTTAAGCTGCCTTCAGGAACATACATCGGTAAGAATATGGTATTCTCAAATAAGGAGAAAGCCGTATTCGATCAGGTAACTGGTAAAAAGCTGGTTGAAGATGTTGATAAGGCACATATGGCATATGGCTACCTCATAATTACAAAGGGCGACAATTCAACTACTTATTCTGTAGAATAATAATAAAGGATTATACAATCCAAAGCAAATAAAAGCTTAGCTGATGACGAAATGTTCAGCTAAGCTTTTTATTTACGCTAAAGCACCTATAACAATACGTGGCTGTTGCTTGGTTGCAACAGCCACGTATTGTTTTTATTCAGATAAATGAATCAGCTTATCAGATTACAGTTACAATAACTGCGTTCTTGATTGCGTTATTTACGTCCCATGTACCGTTTACCTTAGCTGCGATAGCTACCTTGTAGCTCAAGCCGGGTGTCAGGTTCTTAGGAGTTACGTAAGACAGGGTCGAACCGGAGATGGACTGAGTCTGGATTCTCCACTTGCCTGCCAGATAAACTGCGATACCGTAGTTCTGAGCATTGGGAACTGCGCTCCATGTGAACTGGATCTGATGATACTGAGCGCTGTAGTTCACTCTGATATTCTGAGGATAAGTATCGCCGGAAGTCTGCTGAGGATCAGGATCGGGATTTGTATTAGTCTTCTCGGGTCCCTTGATACCTGTACCGGCTACAGCACCGATAACTTCATCAACATAGAATGAAGTTGTAGAGCTGTCAGTCTCAACGTAGATCTGCATATTGGAAGCGTCAGAGGGGATCTTGAAGTTAGTGTTTGCAAGCTGTGTCCACTCACCCTTCTTTACAGTTTCAGTAGCGATCTTTGTGTAATTTGTGGTGCCGCTGGCATCATCATACTGCATTGTGAAATGGAACTTATCGGTTGCGTCGCCTTCAGTATACTTTACTATCGCACTGAAGCTATATTCATTGCCGGGCTGGAATGCGCGAGGACTAAGTGTGTAAGTAGCACCGTTCCAAGCGCTCTCTCTGCCTGATACATACAGTGAGCTGTTGCCAACGAATGCAGTAGTGTTGCTGGAAGCTACCTTTGCAGAACCTCTTCCGGAGAAGTCATCGGTAGAACCTTCAAATCCGCAGTTGAAGTACCAGCCGTACTGATTGGGCTCAATAGGCTTAACTTCAGCGCCGCCGTTGAACTTGGAACCATCGCCCCACTGGCTGTCGGGAATGATAGAAGTTATGTAGTTATATGCGGTCTTAGGCTGATTGTTTCCATCATAAAGCAGAGGATAGTTAGGTTTGCCCTGATTATTCTTACCAACCCAGGAGTTATTATCGTTAGGACCCCATACCTGAACAAGCGTAACCTTGCCCTTGTACTTGCCGCTCTTGTTTACGTCAACACAGTGCTGGAAAATAGCCTTGTACTTATCAGCCTGCTGCTGATCCGAGAACTTTCCGCCGTCACGGGAGATATCAAGCTCAGTTACCTGAACATCGATACCCAGGCTGAGGTAATCATCCATTGCAGCGAGGTATTCCTGAGTTGAACCCCAAGAATTATATGCACTACAATCAATATGTGACTGCATACCCATACCGTCCAGCAGACCCTTGTTGTGCAGAGGAACAAGTATAGTGTTCTTTATGCAGTTTTTCTTATCACGAGCGAACTCATTGTAATCGTTGTAGTAAAGCTTACAGCCCTTAGGTGCATACTTTCTTGCATAAGTGAATGCCTTTTCAACGAATGAGTTGTTTCCATAAACTCTTACCCATGCAGAAGAACCGTTCTGTCCGTTAGTGCCGTTGGTAGGACGCAGGCCGCCGTTATTGGCTGTTCCGTCATAGATTACCTCGTTACATACGTCATAAGCGTAAAGGTTTACAGAAGGATACTGTGTAGCGTATGCATTGAACATATTTTTGATGTAGCTTTCCATACGCTGATCCATAGTGTAGGAATTTACATAGCCATTGTTGTTATTGAATCCCTGCTTGAAGAACCACTCGGGAGTCTGGCTGTGCCATACCAGTGTATGACCACGGAAAGCGATATTGTTCTTTGCGCAGAAATCAAGTATAGATGCGCAGCGGCTGAGAGATACTTTTACATTGGTATCGGTAGAACCGTTCTGAACGATAGTAGCGTCTGGCTTAGTCTCGTTCTCGCACTCGATAGCATTGTGATCCTTGAGCATTATGCCCTTGATAGCGGAATTATTAACTGTATTTCCGTTCAGGATATTACCTACACGGAAGTAGTCAGCGAACTCATCTTTCAGACCCTTGCCGTAAGGAGCTGCAGCAGCTATAGCAGCGGACTTATCAGCAGTTACCTTGACATCATCAAAGATGAAATCATCAGTATTATCGTTAGTAAGAGTCAGTTCATACTCGTAGGTGTTTTCAGGTGCCTTGTAATCACCTGTAAGTTCAGCCCACTTGCCGCCCTTGACTTTCTTTTCGTCAAGAGTTACAACAGTCACTTCATCTGTCTCTTCATCAATGTACTTCAGGGTGAGTTTGAAAGTGGTATCCTTTTCACTGAGTACCTGCATCGAATAATCGTAATCAACACCGCCGAAGAGGTAAAGACCCTTTGACGAAGCAGCGCCGTCCTCGGTTGAAGTACGACCTGTGACCTTCATACCTCTTGAAGAATCATAACCGCCGTTATCAACAGCAGTAAGTTCTATTGAGGTGTCTGTACCGTGCCAACCATCATAGTTGATCTCGAAACTGTCGTAAACGATCTCCTGCGCATAAACAGGGGCAGTTAACTGCGGCATAGCTGTTGTCAGACAGCTGAGAGCCATCAGCGATGCCAGAATTTTCTTATGCTTCTTCATAAAAAAGACCATCTCCTTAAAAATAAAATCGTTGAATAACGTGTGAAAATTTAAATATCAAAAATAACATATTGTTATTTTTTCTAACTATATTGTACAACAATCAGGGCGTATTTTCAACCTACTATTTGCAGATTAAGTGAAAAAAATGCAGATTTGCTCTTGATTTTTGTGATTAATGTGCTATAATAA from Ruminococcus albus AD2013 includes:
- a CDS encoding endo-1,4-beta-xylanase; its protein translation is MKKHKKILASLMALSCLTTAMPQLTAPVYAQEIVYDSFEINYDGWHGTDTSIELTAVDNGGYDSSRGMKVTGRTSTEDGAASSKGLYLFGGVDYDYSMQVLSEKDTTFKLTLKYIDEETDEVTVVTLDEKKVKGGKWAELTGDYKAPENTYEYELTLTNDNTDDFIFDDVKVTADKSAAIAAAAPYGKGLKDEFADYFRVGNILNGNTVNNSAIKGIMLKDHNAIECENETKPDATIVQNGSTDTNVKVSLSRCASILDFCAKNNIAFRGHTLVWHSQTPEWFFKQGFNNNNGYVNSYTMDQRMESYIKNMFNAYATQYPSVNLYAYDVCNEVIYDGTANNGGLRPTNGTNGQNGSSAWVRVYGNNSFVEKAFTYARKYAPKGCKLYYNDYNEFARDKKNCIKNTILVPLHNKGLLDGMGMQSHIDCSAYNSWGSTQEYLAAMDDYLSLGIDVQVTELDISRDGGKFSDQQQADKYKAIFQHCVDVNKSGKYKGKVTLVQVWGPNDNNSWVGKNNQGKPNYPLLYDGNNQPKTAYNYITSIIPDSQWGDGSKFNGGAEVKPIEPNQYGWYFNCGFEGSTDDFSGRGSAKVASSNTTAFVGNSSLYVSGRESAWNGATYTLSPRAFQPGNEYSFSAIVKYTEGDATDKFHFTMQYDDASGTTNYTKIATETVKKGEWTQLANTNFKIPSDASNMQIYVETDSSTTSFYVDEVIGAVAGTGIKGPEKTNTNPDPDPQQTSGDTYPQNIRVNYSAQYHQIQFTWSAVPNAQNYGIAVYLAGKWRIQTQSISGSTLSYVTPKNLTPGLSYKVAIAAKVNGTWDVNNAIKNAVIVTVI